TGTATTGGTGCAATTAGTAAAGAAGAGTATCGAGGCATGATAAAACAACTTAGTATGTTTTTATCTGGTCATCAGAATGATTTGATAAAAACAATCAAAAAAGAGATGTTTCAGGCTGCTGATGAAAAGAATTTTGAAAAAGCAGCCCACTTACGAGATAGTATAGAGGCAATTAAAAGATTATCAGTTCAGCAAAAGGTAATGTATGGCAAAAATATTAATCAGGATGTGTTGGCTGTCGCTGTAGGGGAAGAGGAGCAGGCCTGTGTTCAACTTTTGATAATACGTAATGGCAGGCTATTAGGGCAGGAATATTTTATTATGGAAGGTACAGAAGAAGAGGAAGCTAAAGAAATACTGGCTTCCTTTTTACCACAGTATTATGATAAAGCACCTCAGTTACCTGATGAAATAATCTTATCAGATGAAATTAAGGAAATAGATCTCTTAAGGGGTTTATTAAGTGAAAGAAAAGGAAAAAAAGTTCAGGTTATTGTGCCAATTAAAGGTGAAAAAAAGCGCTTAATAGAGATGGCTCTTAGTAATGCTGAAGAAAACTTGAAAAAAGAGCTAATCAGAAAAAAATATAAAAAGACAAGAACTAGTGATGCTGTTAAAAAATTAGGCGAATATCTTGGCATGGAGAAACTACCTGATCATATTGAAGGTTTTGATATTTCCAATATACAGGGTACTGATCCAGTAGCCTCAATGGTTGTTTTTAAAAATGGAAAGTCTTCAAAACAGGATTATCGTCGTTTTAAGATTAAGACCATTGAAGGCCCTAATGATTTTGCTATGATGAGCGAGGTAGTAGAAAGACGTTATAGCAGGTTGTTAAATGAAGAAAAACCTTTACCTGATTTAATATTAATAGATGGGGGTAAGGGGCAGTTAAATGCTGCTTACCAGGTACTAAGCAATCTGGGCCTGAGTGAGCAAAATATTATTGGACTGGCTAAAAGGGAAGAAGAGGTCTTTTTACCAGGTAGAAGTGATCCAATTATTATTCCCAAGAAGTCAACAGCCTTACATTTAATTCAAAGGGTGAGAGATGAGGCACATCGATTTGCTGTATCTTATCATCGTAAATTACGTTCACGTCGCCTTACCCATACTATGCTGGATAATATTCCAGGAGTAGGCCCCAAAAGACGTCAGGCTTTATTACAACACTTCGGATCTTTAGCAGAGATAAGGAAAGCTAATATAGGGAAGTTGAAAGAAGTTGAAGGTGTAAGTGATAAAACTGCCCGAATTATTTATGATTATCTACGGGAGAATACGCGAGCTTATTAGGGTAGCTCGCCTTTTTTTATGCAATTAATTATTTAGCTTGCTTTCAGGGAACTGTTTGTATATAAGTGATTGAATAATATATCGAATTTCTAACTTTAACTTTTGGATATAATATATTATAATAATAATAGTTTCTTTAAATTATTAGCATTTT
This region of Halanaerobiaceae bacterium ANBcell28 genomic DNA includes:
- the uvrC gene encoding excinuclease ABC subunit UvrC gives rise to the protein MKHIEEQVKQLPDRPGVYLMKDAFDDIIYVGKAKSLRKRVRSYFRKGNHTYKTKILVSNIKDFDYIVTDTEVEAYILEANLIKRNQPIYNIRLKDDKTYPYIKVTMNEDFPRVFKSRILKNDGAEYYGPFTNVDDLNKILDVLKKLYSLRSCRKDIKAGEVEERPCLNYHIGKCTGPCIGAISKEEYRGMIKQLSMFLSGHQNDLIKTIKKEMFQAADEKNFEKAAHLRDSIEAIKRLSVQQKVMYGKNINQDVLAVAVGEEEQACVQLLIIRNGRLLGQEYFIMEGTEEEEAKEILASFLPQYYDKAPQLPDEIILSDEIKEIDLLRGLLSERKGKKVQVIVPIKGEKKRLIEMALSNAEENLKKELIRKKYKKTRTSDAVKKLGEYLGMEKLPDHIEGFDISNIQGTDPVASMVVFKNGKSSKQDYRRFKIKTIEGPNDFAMMSEVVERRYSRLLNEEKPLPDLILIDGGKGQLNAAYQVLSNLGLSEQNIIGLAKREEEVFLPGRSDPIIIPKKSTALHLIQRVRDEAHRFAVSYHRKLRSRRLTHTMLDNIPGVGPKRRQALLQHFGSLAEIRKANIGKLKEVEGVSDKTARIIYDYLRENTRAY